A stretch of the Ptiloglossa arizonensis isolate GNS036 chromosome 1, iyPtiAriz1_principal, whole genome shotgun sequence genome encodes the following:
- the LOC143151594 gene encoding uncharacterized protein LOC143151594, with translation MADRVQEGKKTVAGAAITKMENEVEQQENGESSPKGESEKKSRPRKYLTKHMKQFPELYRSDVSIHPSYTALKNFPYYVACRRRVQRIKKQIRHQLSREVMHFAMMQMFSIDGVRIDRVFSVGMPPKTLIVPDLLTANEKRRVNKLFTT, from the exons ATGGCTGATCGCGTtcaagaaggaaagaaaacagTCGCGGGGGCCGCGATAACGAAAATGGAAAATGAAGTGGAACAGCAGGAAAATGGAGAGTCCTCGCCAAAGGGGGAATCTGAGAAGAAATCGCGTCCGAGGAAGTATCTCACCAAACACATGAAACAATTTCCGGAATTGTATAGGAGCGACGTTTCGATTCACCCGAGCTACACAGCTCTCAAGAATTTCCCTTA TTACGTGGCCTGCCGGCGTCGCGTGCAAAGAATCAAGAAACAGATCAGGCATCAGTTGAGCCGCGAAGTGATGCATTTCGCGATGATGCAGATGTTCAGCATCGATGGCGTAAGAATCGACCGTGTCTTCAGCGTCGGGATGCCACCGAAGACATTGATCGTCCCAGATTTGCTAACcgcgaacgagaaacgtcgCGTGAACAAACTTTTCACGACTTag
- the LOC143151569 gene encoding uncharacterized protein LOC143151569 isoform X3, with the protein MFRNKYQQGLISVFYSCGSTPLELWGMHILDDKNMHRRFRMSNFQSTTRVRPFSTSMPIGLSGGWNQIQFNLADFTRRAYGTNYIETTRLQIHANCRIRRIYFADRLYSEDELPEDFKLFLPIHRKKCVRKEDVAKSKDKEEPEVEPAEPPPFDAGDAQQEEEDEEALIDEEVVEDDVAPPEKEIEKVEARKDDKEEEEEEEEDEVGLPEVTDYEAEDEDAGEDEIEARADTLIMTSEQATEEETDAEHTMAEDDDDEEYEAQ; encoded by the exons ATGTTTCGTAACAAGTATCAGCAAGGACTTATCTCCGTTTTCTACAGTTGCGGCTCAACTCCGTTGGAATTATGGGGCATGCAC ATACTCGACGACAAGAACATGCACAGGAGGTTTCGAATGAGCAATTTCCAAAGCACCACTCGCGTCAGACCCTTCAGCACATCAATGCCGATCGGGCTGTCTGGCGGTTGGAATCAAATTCAATTTAATCTGGCGGATTTCACGCGAAGAGCATACGGCACGAATTACATCGAGACAACGCGGCTGCAGATTCACGCGAACTGCAGAATTCGACGCATTTATTTCGCGGACAG ACTTTATTCGGAAGATGAATTACCGGAAGACTTTAAGCTCTTCTTACCGATTCATCGAAAGAAATGTGTTAGGAAAGAGGACGTTGCTAAATCAAAGGATAAGGAAGAACCGGAAGTCGAACCTGCGGAACCGCCACCTTTCGATGCAGGTGACGCGCAACAAGAAGAGGAGGACGAAGAAGCATTGATAGACGAAGAAGTAGTCGAGGATGACGTTGCACCCCCTGAAAAGGAGATTGAGAAAGTTGAAGCTAGAAAAGACGacaaagaggaggaggaggaggaagaagaggacgAAGTTGGACTTCCGGAAGTGACGGATTACGAGGCGGAAGACGAAGATGCTGGTGAGGACGAAATTGAAGCTAGAGCCGATACCCTTATAATGACCTCGGAACAAGCAACAGAAGAGGAAACTGACGCAGAACACACAATGGCTGAAGACGACGATGACGAAGAATACGAAGCTCAGTAA
- the LOC143151569 gene encoding cilia- and flagella-associated protein 20 isoform X1, producing the protein MFRNKYQQGLISVFYSCGSTPLELWGMHVKNGCIRRVTDDEVKSLTLELAGTNVTTTYIFSPPNPKKVLGIRLPFLIMIVKNMKKYFTFEITILDDKNMHRRFRMSNFQSTTRVRPFSTSMPIGLSGGWNQIQFNLADFTRRAYGTNYIETTRLQIHANCRIRRIYFADRLYSEDELPEDFKLFLPIHRKKCVRKEDVAKSKDKEEPEVEPAEPPPFDAGDAQQEEEDEEALIDEEVVEDDVAPPEKEIEKVEARKDDKEEEEEEEEDEVGLPEVTDYEAEDEDAGEDEIEARADTLIMTSEQATEEETDAEHTMAEDDDDEEYEAQ; encoded by the exons ATGTTTCGTAACAAGTATCAGCAAGGACTTATCTCCGTTTTCTACAGTTGCGGCTCAACTCCGTTGGAATTATGGGGCATGCAC GTGAAGAACGGCTGTATACGAAGGGTCACGGACGACGAGGTGAAATCGTTGACTCTGGAGTTGGCTGGAACGAACGTCACGACGACCTACATCTTCTCTCCCCCGAATCCGAAGAAAGTTCTCGGAATTCGGCTTCCCTTTCTGATCATGATCGTGAAGAACATGAAGAAGTACTTCACGTTCGAGATAACA ATACTCGACGACAAGAACATGCACAGGAGGTTTCGAATGAGCAATTTCCAAAGCACCACTCGCGTCAGACCCTTCAGCACATCAATGCCGATCGGGCTGTCTGGCGGTTGGAATCAAATTCAATTTAATCTGGCGGATTTCACGCGAAGAGCATACGGCACGAATTACATCGAGACAACGCGGCTGCAGATTCACGCGAACTGCAGAATTCGACGCATTTATTTCGCGGACAG ACTTTATTCGGAAGATGAATTACCGGAAGACTTTAAGCTCTTCTTACCGATTCATCGAAAGAAATGTGTTAGGAAAGAGGACGTTGCTAAATCAAAGGATAAGGAAGAACCGGAAGTCGAACCTGCGGAACCGCCACCTTTCGATGCAGGTGACGCGCAACAAGAAGAGGAGGACGAAGAAGCATTGATAGACGAAGAAGTAGTCGAGGATGACGTTGCACCCCCTGAAAAGGAGATTGAGAAAGTTGAAGCTAGAAAAGACGacaaagaggaggaggaggaggaagaagaggacgAAGTTGGACTTCCGGAAGTGACGGATTACGAGGCGGAAGACGAAGATGCTGGTGAGGACGAAATTGAAGCTAGAGCCGATACCCTTATAATGACCTCGGAACAAGCAACAGAAGAGGAAACTGACGCAGAACACACAATGGCTGAAGACGACGATGACGAAGAATACGAAGCTCAGTAA
- the LOC143151569 gene encoding uncharacterized protein LOC143151569 isoform X2 → MGHAREERLYTKGHGRRGEIVDSGVGWNERHDDLHLLSPESEESSRNSASLSDHDREEHEEILDDKNMHRRFRMSNFQSTTRVRPFSTSMPIGLSGGWNQIQFNLADFTRRAYGTNYIETTRLQIHANCRIRRIYFADRLYSEDELPEDFKLFLPIHRKKCVRKEDVAKSKDKEEPEVEPAEPPPFDAGDAQQEEEDEEALIDEEVVEDDVAPPEKEIEKVEARKDDKEEEEEEEEDEVGLPEVTDYEAEDEDAGEDEIEARADTLIMTSEQATEEETDAEHTMAEDDDDEEYEAQ, encoded by the exons ATGGGGCATGCAC GTGAAGAACGGCTGTATACGAAGGGTCACGGACGACGAGGTGAAATCGTTGACTCTGGAGTTGGCTGGAACGAACGTCACGACGACCTACATCTTCTCTCCCCCGAATCCGAAGAAAGTTCTCGGAATTCGGCTTCCCTTTCTGATCATGATCGTGAAGAACATGAAGAA ATACTCGACGACAAGAACATGCACAGGAGGTTTCGAATGAGCAATTTCCAAAGCACCACTCGCGTCAGACCCTTCAGCACATCAATGCCGATCGGGCTGTCTGGCGGTTGGAATCAAATTCAATTTAATCTGGCGGATTTCACGCGAAGAGCATACGGCACGAATTACATCGAGACAACGCGGCTGCAGATTCACGCGAACTGCAGAATTCGACGCATTTATTTCGCGGACAG ACTTTATTCGGAAGATGAATTACCGGAAGACTTTAAGCTCTTCTTACCGATTCATCGAAAGAAATGTGTTAGGAAAGAGGACGTTGCTAAATCAAAGGATAAGGAAGAACCGGAAGTCGAACCTGCGGAACCGCCACCTTTCGATGCAGGTGACGCGCAACAAGAAGAGGAGGACGAAGAAGCATTGATAGACGAAGAAGTAGTCGAGGATGACGTTGCACCCCCTGAAAAGGAGATTGAGAAAGTTGAAGCTAGAAAAGACGacaaagaggaggaggaggaggaagaagaggacgAAGTTGGACTTCCGGAAGTGACGGATTACGAGGCGGAAGACGAAGATGCTGGTGAGGACGAAATTGAAGCTAGAGCCGATACCCTTATAATGACCTCGGAACAAGCAACAGAAGAGGAAACTGACGCAGAACACACAATGGCTGAAGACGACGATGACGAAGAATACGAAGCTCAGTAA
- the Taf9 gene encoding TBP-associated factor 9, producing MTEKTKTMSHVKHIPKDAQVIMSIMKDMGIADYEPKVINQLLEFTYRYVTCILDDSRIYANHAKKKFIDLDDVRLAVKMQLERTFTNPPPRDVLLDVARAKNNIPLPFVKPSNGLRLPPDRYCLNATNYKLKNAMKKVVGKPLHSLVGNNIQGGQSKLKVEGNKTGLSIVKRPGTLATVARTQTISIPKPVLKFSTAASGTATVKAQVTKPKIQISSGQTMPPIKSEDESMKRKREDDDYDVP from the exons ATGACAGAAAAAACAAAGACAATGAGTCACGTGAAACATATTCCAAAAGATGCCCAAGTTATAATGTCAATAATGAAAGATATGGGAATTGCGGATTACGAACCGAAGGTTATAAATCAACTACTTGAATTTACGTATC GTTATGTTACATGTATATTAGACGACAGTAGAATTTACGCAAATCATGCaaaaaagaaattcatcgaTTTGGATGATGTTAGGTTGGCAGTCAAAATGCAGTTAGAACGTACTTTTACAAATCCACCGCCAAGAGATGTATTACTAGACGTTGCTCGGGCAAAGAATAATATACCGCTTCCATTCGTTAAGCCAAGCAATGGCTTGAGATTACCACCTGATAGATACTGCTTAAATGCAACAAATTACAAGCTTAAAAATGCAATGAAAAAAGTAGTCGGAAAACCATTACATTCTTTAGTAGGAAATAACATTCAAGGTGGTCAATCTAAGTTAAAAGTAGAAGGAAACAAAACTGGTCTCTCTATTGTTAAAAGACCAGGAACACTTGCGACAGTTGCTAGAACACAAACTATTTCAATACCAAAGCCTGtgttaaaattttcgacgg ctgcatcagGAACAGCCACGGTAAAGGCACAAGTAACAAaaccaaaaatacaaatatcatcgGGGCAAACAATGCCTCCTATCAAATCAGAAGACGAATCTATGAAAAGGAAGAGAGAGGACGACGATTACGATGTtccataa
- the LOC143153911 gene encoding pancreatic lipase-related protein 2, with translation MEQPRINNVTRPLGDLFTVYPSLLAALLQANYTIFPDEAGVPYLIKLDLTPLTVNELEILKGNVNTITFTLFTRENPKDGQLLSINNVQSVEVSNWKPYRPTMLVTHGWTSSGTSKSCTLIRDAYIKALDCNVIIIDWSVIAKNLIYSQVAKSVPSVGKHVAEFSNFMRSKLDLRASYTTMVGHSLGAHVMGLAARTLISTGIVAQLLGLDPAKPLFENKGPDGRIDRSQAKNVQIIHTAAGKLGMDTAVGMSDFYCNGGSNQPGCHNDLLGACAHSRSYEYFSVSITDPKGFPGVSTIGRPNAYMGGVTFDPSAKGPYNVKTLSQPPYAPGG, from the exons ATGGAACAACCACGTATAAATAACGTTACACGACCACTTGGTGATTTGTTTACAGTTTATCCCAGCCTGCTCGCAGCGTTGTTGCAGGCCAATTACACGATCTTCCCTGACGAGGCTGGAGTCCCATACCTGATCAAACTCGACCTAACACCGTTGACTGtgaacgaactcgaaatattgaaAGGAAATGTGAACACGATCACTTTCACGCTCTTCACCAG GGAGAATCCAAAGGATGGGCAATTACTATCGATAAACAACGTTCAGAGTGTCGAAGTGAGCAATTGGAAGCCGTACAGACCGACCATGTTGGTCACTCACGGTTGGACCAGCAGTGGTACCTCTAAATCCTGCACTCTGATTCGCGATG CTTACATCAAGGCTCTAGACTGCAACGTGATCATCATCGATTGGAGCGTCATAGCCAAAAACCTGATCTACTCGCAGGTAGCGAAGAGTGTACCATCTGTGGGTAAACATGTCGCCGAGTTCTCCAATTTCATGCGTTCGAAATTGGATTTAAGAGCCTCGTACACAACGATGGTCGGACATTCTCTCGGTGCTCACGTCATGGGTCTAGCGGCCCGAACTTTGATTAGTACTGGCATCGTCGCGCAACTTctcg GTCTCGATCCAGCCAAACCACTGTTCGAAAACAAAGGTCCGGACGGTAGAATTGATCGTTCACAGGCGAAAAACGTTCAAATTATTCATACAGCTGCTGGTAAATTGGGCATGGATACTGCTGTCGGCATGTCTGATTTCTATTGCAACGGAGGAAGCAACCAACCAGGATGCCACAACGACTTGCTTG GTGCATGTGCCCACTCACGTAGCTACGAATACTTCAGCGTATCTATCACAGATCCTAAGGGTTTTCCGGGTGTATCGACAATTGGTAGACCGAATGCATACATGGGTGGTGTAACCTTTGATCCCag TGCCAAAGGCCCTTACAATGTAAAAACTTTGAGTCAACCACCCTACGCACCTGGTGGAtaa